Proteins encoded together in one Citromicrobium bathyomarinum window:
- a CDS encoding PH domain-containing protein, whose amino-acid sequence MSELSASDPNREGAPDSAAVDEPTDGEPRRTDPRTFLVQAVQTVPRTIVPLVAVALATRDEGSFAVPVMLGLGVLLLAAITFFTFLGWWRQTYRVGDSDIRLETGVLSRAARSVPYERIQDVSLEQGFVPRLFGLTSVKFETGAGGSDEIKLAYLSSEEGERLRELVRELRDEADGVAAPAAAQEAREAQGAQEADAQLLFAMGPRRLFVFGLFEFSLALVAFLGAAAQQLDFLLPFDIWDFDFWRGLVAGQGEQLAELGPIAQALGAVAAIITLLVVGVVSGIAKTFARDWDFRLERTPKGFRRRRGLFTRTDVVMPVHRVQAVRIGTGAVRHRFGWKSLKLVSLAQDTGNASHVVAPFAKAAELTPILEVAGFPLPPRGLSWHRTTRSYRVVSALINAVSFVLLAAAVAVATHLFVPERYDWLWLVAAALAVMAGFTAIQQLFLWRVERHAISPRHLYKRSGWLAPGYKIADRVKLQSVEIARGPLGRMFGYVTLNLGLAGGHFALPGLPREEAEALRRALLASMVETDFSRLVK is encoded by the coding sequence GTGAGCGAGCTTTCCGCCAGCGATCCGAATCGCGAGGGCGCTCCCGACAGCGCAGCCGTGGACGAACCGACCGACGGGGAACCCAGGCGGACCGATCCGCGCACCTTTCTGGTCCAGGCGGTCCAGACCGTCCCGCGCACGATCGTGCCGCTGGTGGCGGTGGCGCTCGCTACCCGCGACGAAGGGTCTTTCGCGGTGCCCGTGATGCTCGGCCTCGGCGTGCTGTTGCTGGCGGCGATCACGTTTTTCACGTTTCTGGGCTGGTGGCGGCAGACCTACCGCGTGGGCGACAGCGACATCCGGCTGGAAACCGGCGTGTTGTCGCGCGCGGCCCGCTCTGTGCCTTACGAGCGGATTCAGGACGTCAGCCTCGAACAGGGTTTCGTGCCGCGCCTGTTCGGGCTGACCAGCGTCAAGTTCGAAACCGGCGCGGGCGGATCGGACGAGATCAAGCTCGCCTACCTCTCCAGTGAAGAAGGCGAGCGGTTGCGCGAACTGGTGCGCGAGCTGCGCGACGAGGCCGATGGCGTGGCCGCGCCCGCCGCTGCGCAGGAGGCGCGCGAGGCGCAAGGCGCTCAGGAGGCCGACGCCCAGCTGCTGTTCGCGATGGGCCCGCGACGCCTGTTCGTGTTCGGCCTGTTCGAATTCTCGCTCGCGCTGGTCGCCTTTCTCGGCGCGGCGGCGCAGCAGCTCGATTTCCTGCTGCCGTTCGACATCTGGGATTTCGATTTCTGGCGCGGGCTGGTTGCGGGGCAGGGCGAACAGCTCGCCGAGCTGGGCCCGATTGCGCAGGCGCTGGGCGCTGTGGCTGCGATTATCACCCTGCTGGTGGTCGGCGTGGTCAGCGGAATCGCGAAGACCTTCGCACGCGACTGGGATTTCCGGCTGGAGCGCACGCCCAAGGGCTTTCGCCGGCGGCGCGGGCTGTTCACCCGAACCGATGTGGTCATGCCGGTGCACCGGGTGCAGGCGGTCCGGATAGGCACCGGCGCGGTGCGCCACCGGTTCGGCTGGAAGAGCCTCAAGCTGGTCAGCCTGGCCCAGGATACAGGCAATGCCAGCCATGTGGTCGCGCCTTTCGCCAAGGCTGCCGAGCTGACCCCGATTCTGGAGGTCGCGGGCTTCCCGCTCCCGCCCCGGGGCCTTTCATGGCATCGCACCACGCGATCCTACCGCGTGGTTTCGGCGCTGATCAACGCGGTCAGCTTCGTGCTGCTTGCCGCAGCGGTCGCGGTGGCGACGCACCTATTCGTGCCCGAACGGTATGACTGGCTGTGGTTGGTGGCGGCGGCGCTGGCCGTGATGGCGGGCTTTACCGCCATCCAGCAGCTGTTCCTGTGGCGGGTGGAAAGGCACGCGATCTCGCCGCGGCACCTCTACAAGCGCAGCGGCTGGCTCGCGCCCGGGTACAAGATTGCCGACCGGGTGAAGCTGCAATCGGTCGAGATCGCGCGCGGGCCGCTGGGGCGGATGTTCGGCTACGTCACGCTCAACCTCGGTTTGGCGGGCGGCCATTTCGCGCTGCCCGGCCTCCCGCGCGAGGAGGCCGAGGCGCTGCGCCGCGCACTGCTGGCGAGCATGGTCGAAACCGATTTCTCGCGGCTGGTGAAATAG
- a CDS encoding beta-eliminating lyase-related protein — protein sequence MRFMSDNAATVHPKVWEALRAADGVDSPYDGDALSQRLDARFSELFGREATVLWVATGTAANCLALATMCPPHGGVVCHRGAHIEMDEGGAPGFYLHGAKLLLAGRSDGGDGAKLTAQAIRDVIDPIRDDVHQVQPHAISITQASEYGRVYRPEEIAAISRLARERGLALHMDGARFANATAFLGGSATEAAGDIDALSFGCVKNGGMSAEAIVFFDPALADVARYRRKRAGHLQSKGRFLAAQLLAMVEDDLWLDNARAANAAAQAIAERGGERLMHPVEANEAFIRLSPDEREMLRGIGYQFYDWGADAARFVASWDSDPGEARALGQAIADL from the coding sequence ATGCGTTTCATGTCCGACAATGCCGCGACCGTACACCCCAAGGTGTGGGAGGCGCTGCGCGCCGCCGACGGGGTCGATTCGCCTTATGACGGCGATGCGCTGTCGCAGCGGCTCGACGCGCGATTTTCCGAGCTGTTCGGGCGCGAAGCCACCGTGTTGTGGGTCGCCACGGGTACGGCGGCCAACTGCCTTGCGCTGGCGACGATGTGCCCGCCGCATGGCGGCGTGGTCTGCCACCGCGGGGCGCATATCGAGATGGACGAGGGCGGGGCGCCCGGCTTCTACCTCCATGGTGCCAAGCTGCTTCTCGCCGGTCGAAGCGATGGGGGCGACGGCGCGAAGCTGACCGCGCAGGCGATTCGCGACGTGATCGATCCGATCCGCGACGATGTCCATCAGGTCCAGCCGCACGCGATCTCGATCACGCAGGCGAGCGAATATGGCCGCGTCTATCGCCCCGAAGAGATCGCCGCGATTTCACGGCTGGCGCGCGAACGCGGCCTTGCGCTGCACATGGACGGCGCGCGCTTCGCCAATGCCACCGCCTTTCTGGGGGGATCGGCAACTGAGGCTGCGGGCGATATCGATGCGCTCAGCTTCGGCTGCGTCAAGAATGGCGGGATGAGCGCGGAAGCGATCGTGTTCTTCGACCCCGCGCTGGCGGACGTCGCACGCTATCGCCGCAAGCGCGCGGGCCACCTGCAATCCAAGGGCCGCTTCCTCGCCGCGCAACTGCTCGCAATGGTCGAGGACGACCTGTGGCTCGACAATGCGCGCGCCGCCAATGCCGCGGCGCAGGCGATCGCCGAACGCGGCGGCGAGCGGCTGATGCATCCGGTCGAGGCGAACGAGGCCTTCATCCGCCTCTCTCCCGACGAGCGCGAGATGCTGCGCGGGATCGGCTACCAGTTCTACGACTGGGGTGCGGACGCGGCGCGCTTCGTCGCCTCGTGGGACAGCGATCCGGGCGAGGCGCGCGCGCTCGGCCAGGCGATTGCCGACCTATGA
- the pgeF gene encoding peptidoglycan editing factor PgeF, translating to MADGVPVPIHAAALEGVAHGFFGRQGGVSTGEVAGLQVGFGAGDDPEFVAENRRRVIAAVLPGAGLAMPFQVHSRDVAVVSAPVEGDDRPRVDALVSATPSLLVGVVTADCAPVLLADRQAGVVAAAHAGWRGAKEGVLANTVAQMVTLGADRSRIAAAIGPTIAQPSYEVDAGFRDAFLADDPASDRFFAAGKPGHFQFDLPGFAAAQLAAAGVGKVENLGLDTYADSARFYSFRRATHRGEATYGRQGAFIGLG from the coding sequence TTGGCTGACGGCGTCCCCGTACCGATCCACGCGGCTGCGCTGGAAGGCGTGGCGCACGGCTTTTTCGGCCGGCAGGGCGGTGTCTCGACCGGCGAAGTCGCCGGGTTGCAGGTCGGCTTCGGCGCCGGGGACGACCCGGAATTCGTGGCGGAAAATCGCCGCCGGGTGATCGCCGCCGTGCTCCCCGGTGCGGGGCTGGCGATGCCTTTTCAGGTCCATTCGCGCGACGTGGCGGTCGTGTCCGCGCCGGTCGAGGGCGACGACCGGCCCCGCGTCGATGCGCTGGTCAGCGCCACGCCCAGCCTGCTGGTCGGGGTGGTCACAGCAGACTGCGCGCCGGTGCTGCTGGCGGACAGGCAGGCGGGCGTGGTCGCCGCCGCCCATGCCGGCTGGCGCGGTGCGAAAGAGGGGGTGCTGGCCAATACGGTCGCGCAGATGGTGACGCTAGGTGCTGATCGCAGCCGGATCGCCGCCGCCATCGGGCCGACCATCGCGCAGCCCAGCTACGAGGTGGATGCCGGTTTTCGCGATGCCTTTCTGGCCGACGATCCGGCCAGCGATCGCTTCTTCGCTGCTGGAAAGCCCGGCCACTTCCAGTTCGATCTGCCCGGTTTCGCTGCCGCGCAACTGGCCGCCGCAGGTGTCGGCAAGGTCGAGAATCTGGGCCTCGATACCTATGCCGACTCTGCTCGCTTCTATTCGTTCCGCCGCGCGACCCACCGGGGTGAGGCGACCTATGGCAGGCAGGGGGCGTTCATCGGCCTCGGCTAG
- the pepN gene encoding aminopeptidase N produces the protein MDQPSNPAAADHAPAGAPVLPDAAHEPDAPAIIRRKDYTPFPWRVPEVRLAFDLGIESTRVEATLSVEPNPQAGAASAIRLDGDGLVLESVAVDGEPRDDWQRDGEALVVPLSSGPHTLTIVTRIAPAENTQLMGLYASGGMLCTQCEAEGFRRITFFPDRPDVLSVYTVRMEADAQAFPVLLSNGNPVDEGQLEGGRHFAEWHDPWPKPSYLFALVAGDLVARRDSFTTMGGREVELGVWVREADLSRTEHAMESIKRSMKWDEETYGREYDLDRFNIVAVGDFNMGAMENKGLNIFNTKYVLADEETATDADFDAVEGVIGHEYFHNWSGNRITCRDWFQLSLKEGFTVLRDQTFSEDLHGAAVKRIGDVRMLRSVQFPEDSGPFAHPIRPDSYKEISNFYTATIYNKGAEVIRMMRSMAGTGAFRKGSDLYFERHDGEAATCEDFVKAMEDGARLDLTQFRRWYEQAGTPQVTVEQRHEGDRVTLTLTQVVPATPGQPDKLPVPIPLKIALFDREAGTHSGEQLIVLKQESQDFTFDGHAKPPVLSINRNFTAPVAIERNIAREDLVFLAAHDDDAFARHEAMQELLLGYLLGDGDAAAREAIGTAAGAILADEALDHEMRAELLGLPTFAYLAERSEVFDPGAMVDKREGLKTWLGETFANQFADLHDALAEPSRAAGMAGKQARRMRSVALAYLAAADPADGAKRGLAQYLDAPGMTDRQGALAVLAGLNGPERDEALADFYSRFADNALVIDKWFTLQASALREDVLGQIEQLARHQAFTMSNPNRVRALYAAAAGNPLAFHAADGTGYRMIADLILELNLRNPQLAARFVPSLGRFRRIEPKRAAMMRAELERISQAGKLSRDVAEQVEASLG, from the coding sequence ATGGACCAGCCCAGCAATCCCGCCGCCGCCGACCATGCCCCCGCCGGGGCGCCCGTGCTGCCCGACGCCGCGCACGAGCCCGACGCGCCCGCCATCATCCGGCGCAAGGACTACACGCCGTTCCCGTGGCGCGTGCCGGAGGTGCGGCTGGCCTTCGATCTGGGTATCGAGAGCACCCGGGTCGAAGCGACGCTGAGTGTCGAGCCCAACCCGCAGGCAGGCGCCGCGTCTGCCATCCGCCTCGATGGCGATGGGCTGGTGCTCGAAAGCGTAGCCGTGGATGGCGAGCCGCGCGACGACTGGCAACGCGATGGCGAGGCGCTGGTCGTGCCATTGTCCTCCGGCCCGCACACGCTCACTATCGTCACCCGGATCGCGCCTGCCGAGAACACCCAGCTAATGGGGCTTTACGCCAGCGGCGGGATGCTGTGCACGCAGTGCGAGGCGGAAGGGTTCCGGCGGATCACCTTCTTCCCCGACCGGCCCGATGTCCTGTCGGTCTACACCGTACGGATGGAGGCGGATGCGCAGGCTTTCCCTGTGCTGCTGTCCAACGGCAACCCGGTGGATGAGGGCCAGCTCGAAGGTGGCCGCCACTTCGCCGAGTGGCACGATCCTTGGCCCAAGCCGTCCTACCTCTTCGCGCTGGTCGCGGGCGATCTGGTCGCGCGCCGGGACAGCTTCACCACCATGGGCGGGCGCGAGGTCGAGCTGGGCGTGTGGGTCCGCGAAGCCGATCTCTCGCGCACCGAACACGCGATGGAATCGATCAAGCGGTCGATGAAATGGGACGAGGAAACCTACGGGCGCGAATACGACCTCGACCGGTTCAACATCGTCGCGGTCGGCGATTTCAACATGGGGGCGATGGAGAACAAGGGCCTCAACATCTTCAACACGAAATACGTGCTGGCCGATGAAGAGACTGCGACCGACGCAGACTTCGACGCGGTCGAGGGCGTGATCGGGCACGAATATTTCCACAACTGGTCGGGCAACCGGATCACCTGCCGCGACTGGTTCCAGCTGAGCCTGAAGGAAGGCTTCACCGTGCTGCGCGACCAGACCTTCAGCGAGGATCTGCACGGCGCTGCGGTCAAGCGGATCGGCGATGTCCGGATGCTGCGCAGCGTCCAGTTCCCCGAAGACAGCGGCCCCTTCGCGCACCCGATCCGGCCGGATAGTTACAAGGAAATCAGCAACTTCTACACCGCGACCATCTATAACAAGGGCGCCGAAGTGATTCGCATGATGCGCTCGATGGCGGGCACCGGGGCGTTCCGAAAGGGGAGCGACCTCTATTTCGAGCGCCATGATGGCGAAGCCGCGACCTGCGAGGATTTCGTCAAGGCAATGGAGGATGGCGCAAGGCTCGACCTCACGCAGTTCCGTCGCTGGTACGAACAGGCGGGCACGCCGCAGGTCACCGTCGAGCAGCGGCACGAGGGTGACCGGGTCACGCTCACGCTGACGCAGGTGGTTCCGGCCACACCGGGCCAGCCCGACAAGTTGCCGGTGCCGATCCCGCTCAAGATCGCGCTGTTCGACCGCGAGGCGGGCACGCATTCGGGTGAGCAGCTGATCGTGCTGAAGCAGGAAAGCCAGGACTTCACCTTCGATGGCCATGCCAAGCCGCCGGTTCTCTCGATCAACCGCAACTTCACCGCCCCGGTCGCGATCGAGCGGAACATTGCGCGCGAGGATCTGGTGTTCCTCGCCGCGCACGACGACGACGCCTTTGCGCGGCACGAGGCGATGCAGGAGCTGCTGCTCGGCTATCTGCTGGGCGATGGCGACGCGGCTGCGCGCGAGGCGATCGGCACTGCGGCAGGCGCGATTCTGGCCGACGAAGCACTCGACCACGAAATGCGCGCCGAACTGCTCGGCCTGCCGACCTTCGCCTACCTCGCCGAACGCTCCGAAGTCTTCGATCCGGGCGCGATGGTCGATAAGCGCGAAGGGCTCAAGACCTGGCTGGGCGAGACCTTCGCGAACCAGTTTGCCGACCTGCATGACGCGCTCGCCGAACCCTCGCGCGCGGCCGGCATGGCGGGCAAGCAGGCGCGGCGGATGCGCAGCGTTGCGCTCGCCTACCTTGCGGCCGCAGACCCGGCGGACGGTGCGAAGCGCGGGCTCGCGCAATATCTCGATGCGCCGGGCATGACCGACCGGCAGGGCGCTCTCGCAGTGCTCGCGGGGCTGAACGGGCCCGAGCGGGACGAGGCGCTGGCAGATTTCTACAGCCGATTCGCGGACAATGCGCTGGTGATCGACAAGTGGTTCACGCTGCAGGCCTCGGCCCTGCGCGAGGATGTGCTGGGGCAGATCGAACAGCTTGCCCGGCACCAGGCCTTCACCATGAGCAATCCCAACCGGGTCCGCGCGCTCTATGCCGCTGCGGCGGGCAATCCGCTGGCATTCCACGCGGCGGACGGCACCGGCTATCGCATGATCGCCGACCTGATTCTGGAGCTGAACCTTAGGAACCCGCAGCTTGCCGCACGCTTCGTGCCCTCGCTGGGCCGCTTCCGCCGGATCGAGCCCAAGCGCGCCGCAATGATGCGCGCCGAGCTGGAGCGGATCTCGCAGGCGGGCAAGCTGTCGCGCGATGTCGCCGAACAGGTCGAGGCGAGCCTTGGCTGA
- a CDS encoding PH domain-containing protein — MNEDGAHSETLATEGDEQPLQQGHPNHPKAMRVEAVLVALPLLIGALVAEYLTPFPNFLIAGPVALILLLVVIMLPHRRYAVRGYALSDDRLRVVRGMMFHSDTVVPFGRVQHIDVDRGPIERYYGLATLQLYTAGSHGDVISLPGLAHQDALDMRETIRAHIKRASL; from the coding sequence ATGAACGAAGACGGGGCACACTCAGAAACACTGGCGACAGAGGGCGACGAACAGCCTTTGCAGCAGGGCCATCCCAACCATCCCAAGGCGATGCGGGTCGAGGCAGTGCTGGTTGCCCTGCCGCTGCTGATCGGCGCGCTGGTCGCCGAATATCTGACCCCGTTTCCCAATTTCCTGATCGCCGGACCGGTCGCGCTGATCCTGCTGCTGGTAGTCATCATGCTGCCGCATCGCCGCTATGCGGTGCGCGGTTACGCGCTGAGCGATGACCGGTTGCGGGTGGTCAGGGGCATGATGTTCCATTCGGACACCGTCGTCCCCTTCGGCCGGGTCCAGCATATCGACGTCGATCGCGGGCCGATCGAGAGGTATTACGGGCTCGCCACGCTGCAGCTCTATACCGCAGGGTCGCACGGCGACGTGATCAGCCTGCCCGGCCTTGCGCACCAGGATGCGCTGGACATGCGCGAGACGATCCGCGCCCACATCAAGCGCGCATCGCTGTGA
- the purE gene encoding 5-(carboxyamino)imidazole ribonucleotide mutase: MSGAATVAIVMGSQSDWPTMKCAADVLEDLGIAHEARIVSAHRTPDRMYDFAKGAADEGFKVVIAGAGGAAHLPGMIAAMTPLPVLGVPVQSKALSGLDSLLSIAQMPAGIPVGTLAIGDAGATNAALLAAAILGAHDPAVMERLVAWRAARTAKVAERPE, encoded by the coding sequence ATGTCGGGCGCCGCGACCGTCGCCATCGTCATGGGCAGCCAGTCCGACTGGCCGACGATGAAATGCGCCGCCGATGTTCTGGAGGATCTGGGGATCGCGCACGAGGCGCGGATCGTCTCCGCCCACCGCACGCCCGACCGGATGTACGATTTCGCCAAGGGCGCGGCGGACGAAGGCTTCAAGGTGGTAATCGCTGGCGCGGGCGGCGCGGCGCACCTGCCAGGCATGATCGCCGCGATGACCCCGCTTCCGGTGCTCGGCGTGCCGGTCCAGTCGAAAGCGCTGTCGGGCCTGGATAGCCTGCTCTCGATCGCGCAAATGCCCGCCGGCATCCCGGTCGGCACGCTCGCGATCGGAGACGCTGGGGCGACCAATGCCGCGCTGCTCGCCGCCGCGATCCTCGGCGCGCATGATCCGGCGGTGATGGAACGGCTTGTCGCATGGCGCGCCGCGCGCACCGCCAAGGTTGCGGAACGGCCTGAGTGA
- a CDS encoding GNAT family N-acetyltransferase yields MGTATITHHVVGQGGKYIAHLEGEDAKGTLEWEPGDEVDGKEVRIATHTLVPEAIGGRGVAAELVERLVADARKQDFLIRPDCSYVAKKFEENDWDAVRA; encoded by the coding sequence ATGGGCACTGCCACAATTACTCATCACGTCGTCGGCCAGGGCGGCAAGTATATCGCGCATCTGGAGGGCGAGGATGCGAAGGGCACGCTGGAGTGGGAGCCGGGCGACGAGGTCGACGGCAAGGAAGTGCGCATCGCGACCCACACGCTCGTCCCCGAAGCGATCGGCGGGCGCGGCGTAGCGGCCGAACTGGTCGAGCGGCTGGTGGCCGACGCGCGCAAGCAGGATTTCCTGATTCGCCCGGACTGCTCCTACGTCGCGAAGAAGTTCGAGGAGAACGACTGGGACGCTGTGCGCGCCTGA
- a CDS encoding DMT family transporter: MSDSSGGMLRPRVILPFLITGTIWGSTWLVITGQIADVPAAWSVFYRFALATPALFLVAALMKRRLRLTRGEHLLALVVGMFQFSGNFLFVYHAELYVTSGIVAMMFGLLMVPNALFARLFLGERVKGGFIAGSGIAIIGVSFLLIHEWQANPDAGVIGGNVVLGIGLALLGILSASVANVVQANPTGRAVPMVSLLAWAMLYGTVFDFAFAWVTTGPPPLPGAPGYWLGIVYLALIGSVVTFPLHYNLVREIGAGRTAYNSILTISVAMLLSTLFEDYRWTWLTGGGMVLAVIGMVIALTARRQKAVQVQQSGSLRH; encoded by the coding sequence ATGAGCGATAGCAGCGGCGGGATGCTGCGACCCCGCGTGATCCTGCCCTTCCTGATCACGGGCACAATCTGGGGATCGACCTGGCTGGTCATCACCGGCCAGATTGCCGATGTGCCTGCCGCATGGTCGGTCTTCTACCGCTTTGCGCTCGCGACCCCGGCGCTGTTTCTGGTGGCCGCGCTGATGAAGCGGCGGCTGCGGCTGACCCGGGGCGAGCATCTGCTGGCGCTGGTGGTCGGCATGTTCCAGTTCAGCGGCAACTTCCTGTTCGTCTACCATGCCGAGTTGTACGTCACCTCGGGCATCGTCGCGATGATGTTCGGCCTGCTGATGGTGCCCAACGCGCTGTTCGCGCGGCTTTTCCTGGGCGAGCGGGTGAAGGGCGGGTTCATCGCGGGCAGTGGCATCGCGATCATCGGCGTGTCCTTCCTGCTGATCCACGAATGGCAGGCGAACCCCGATGCGGGGGTAATCGGCGGCAATGTCGTGCTGGGTATCGGCCTCGCGCTGCTCGGCATCCTGTCCGCCTCGGTCGCCAATGTGGTGCAGGCCAACCCGACCGGCCGCGCGGTGCCGATGGTCAGCCTGCTCGCCTGGGCGATGCTGTACGGCACGGTGTTCGACTTCGCCTTTGCCTGGGTGACGACGGGGCCGCCGCCGCTGCCGGGCGCGCCGGGATACTGGCTGGGAATCGTCTATCTCGCGCTGATCGGGTCGGTGGTCACCTTCCCGCTGCACTACAACCTGGTGCGCGAGATCGGGGCGGGGCGGACCGCGTATAATTCGATCCTGACGATTTCGGTCGCGATGCTGCTGTCGACATTGTTCGAAGACTATCGCTGGACTTGGCTGACCGGTGGCGGGATGGTGCTGGCGGTGATCGGCATGGTGATCGCGCTCACCGCACGGCGCCAGAAAGCCGTGCAGGTGCAGCAGTCTGGCTCTCTGCGGCACTGA
- a CDS encoding SDR family NAD(P)-dependent oxidoreductase, producing MPKLFIFGLGYSAKRIAQRAQSLGWEVVATGSEGKLSFDDADAVHAELSRADAVLSSVPPDRESESDPVLERYGAALGHAWIGYLSSTGVYGDRQGAWVDESSPTGDGRRNARMACDASWMERGARVFRLPGIYGPGRSIFDRIAEGKAKRIDLPGQVFSRVHVEDIASGVATALASDAPPGAYNLGDDLPASQNAVVEEACALLGVEPPPLVTLEEADLSPMARGFYAENRRVANLKAKRVLGWKPQYPTYREGLRALLP from the coding sequence ATGCCAAAATTATTCATCTTCGGGCTTGGCTACAGCGCCAAGCGGATCGCGCAACGCGCGCAATCGCTCGGGTGGGAAGTGGTTGCGACCGGCAGCGAGGGCAAGCTTTCCTTCGACGATGCAGACGCCGTGCACGCCGAATTGTCGCGCGCGGATGCGGTGCTGTCCTCGGTCCCGCCCGACCGGGAGAGCGAAAGCGACCCCGTGCTGGAACGCTATGGCGCTGCGCTGGGCCACGCCTGGATCGGCTATCTCTCCTCCACCGGGGTCTATGGCGACCGGCAGGGCGCGTGGGTCGATGAAAGCTCACCCACCGGCGACGGACGGCGCAATGCGCGCATGGCCTGCGATGCGAGTTGGATGGAGCGCGGCGCGCGGGTGTTCCGCCTGCCCGGCATCTACGGCCCGGGGCGCAGCATTTTCGACCGGATTGCCGAGGGCAAGGCCAAGCGGATCGACCTGCCGGGGCAGGTCTTCAGCCGGGTGCATGTGGAGGACATCGCCAGCGGCGTGGCCACCGCGCTGGCGAGCGACGCGCCGCCGGGGGCGTACAACCTCGGCGATGATCTGCCCGCCAGCCAGAACGCGGTGGTGGAGGAAGCCTGCGCGCTGCTGGGCGTGGAGCCGCCACCGCTGGTGACACTGGAAGAGGCCGATCTCTCCCCCATGGCACGCGGCTTCTATGCCGAGAACCGGCGGGTCGCGAACCTCAAGGCGAAACGCGTGCTCGGCTGGAAGCCGCAATACCCGACCTACCGCGAAGGGCTGAGGGCGCTGCTCCCCTAG
- the gpmA gene encoding 2,3-diphosphoglycerate-dependent phosphoglycerate mutase: MSTLILVRHGQSEWNLANRFTGWWDVDLTDKGVEEARAAGRLLKDKGVLPDIAFTSLQTRAIRTLNLALEECGRLWIPVTKDWHLNERHYGGLTGLDKQQTRDKHGDEQVHIWRRSFDTPPPPMEPGSEYDPGADPRYEGIDVPYTESLKLTIERVLPYWEEHILPQLTGERTVIVSAHGNSLRALVKHLSGISDDEITGLEIPTGRPIIYRFEDGQVAGERRYLDET; encoded by the coding sequence TTGTCGACGCTGATCCTCGTCCGCCACGGACAGTCGGAATGGAACCTCGCCAACCGTTTCACCGGATGGTGGGATGTCGATTTGACCGACAAGGGCGTGGAAGAAGCGCGCGCCGCGGGCCGCCTGCTGAAAGACAAGGGCGTACTGCCCGATATTGCCTTCACCTCACTCCAGACGCGCGCGATTCGCACGCTCAACCTCGCGCTTGAGGAATGCGGGCGGCTGTGGATTCCGGTGACCAAGGACTGGCACCTGAACGAGCGGCACTATGGCGGCCTGACCGGGCTCGACAAGCAGCAGACGCGCGACAAGCATGGCGACGAGCAGGTCCATATCTGGCGCCGCAGCTTCGACACCCCGCCCCCGCCGATGGAGCCGGGCAGCGAATATGATCCCGGCGCGGACCCGCGCTACGAAGGGATCGACGTGCCCTATACCGAGAGCCTGAAGCTCACGATCGAGCGCGTGCTGCCCTACTGGGAAGAACACATCCTGCCCCAGCTGACCGGCGAGCGGACGGTAATCGTCTCCGCCCACGGCAATTCGCTGCGTGCGCTGGTCAAGCACCTCTCGGGCATTTCCGACGACGAGATCACCGGCCTCGAAATCCCCACCGGGCGGCCGATCATCTACCGGTTCGAAGATGGGCAGGTCGCGGGTGAACGCCGCTACCTGGACGAAACCTGA
- the petA gene encoding ubiquinol-cytochrome c reductase iron-sulfur subunit codes for MADATGAAAAEPNNIGETSETGEGGVRRRDFINIAAVSAAGVGGAAVLYPLISQMAPSADVLAESTTEVDVSAIEPGQAIKAVFRKQPLFVRRLTPKEIAEADAVPLSALRDPETLADRTKEGHLDMLVTMGVCTHLGCVPLGAAEGENKGEFGGYFCPCHGSSYDTAARIRKGPAPTNLVVPDYVFSSDTTITVG; via the coding sequence ATGGCAGACGCAACCGGTGCCGCAGCTGCGGAACCCAATAATATCGGCGAAACCAGCGAAACCGGAGAAGGTGGCGTTCGTCGCCGCGACTTCATCAACATCGCTGCGGTCAGTGCAGCCGGAGTCGGCGGTGCGGCGGTGCTCTATCCGCTGATCAGCCAGATGGCTCCTTCGGCGGACGTGCTCGCCGAGAGCACGACCGAGGTCGACGTTTCTGCGATCGAACCGGGCCAGGCGATCAAGGCGGTCTTCCGCAAGCAGCCGCTGTTCGTGCGTCGACTGACGCCGAAGGAAATCGCCGAAGCCGATGCTGTGCCGCTTTCCGCGCTGCGCGATCCGGAAACGCTGGCCGACCGGACCAAGGAAGGCCACCTCGATATGCTGGTGACCATGGGCGTCTGCACCCACCTGGGCTGCGTGCCGCTGGGTGCCGCCGAGGGCGAGAACAAGGGCGAATTCGGCGGCTATTTCTGCCCCTGCCACGGTTCGAGCTACGACACCGCCGCGCGTATCCGCAAGGGCCCCGCGCCCACGAACCTGGTGGTTCCGGATTACGTGTTCAGCTCCGACACCACGATCACCGTCGGCTAA